Proteins from a genomic interval of Rhizoctonia solani chromosome 12, complete sequence:
- a CDS encoding transcription factor TFIIIB component B translates to MKFRPGVSIRRPTIPHSPAPPTHSGSAIPSTPSKLNAHVTQESSAHDHIADSSDTEAGPSRGTIPLIMTRSTSASRVNIAPGISRPLQPSRPVEPQAVASTSRATESSNISVPTVVSTTSGDDNDATQTSLHLARPTGSDIVPSDHLVFPHQVTSRNISLPTPLSTQLQPSQRPFENLTAALIQPGSSQTSNITGIPTPASTQLPITNFPVDPAILEFTNLPQGNELFAPPGMPQIVVEPPLEIRPELADGTNLLPAPPLLPVDPDPGENEENEPSTGDSVTPAKPKRGRQVPTKEPKPRKRRKTAKSHEGIAQGQENNIENEQPEGKPRRRRSTQKKARKSATLEEKIEVLEQEAAKAAGVENAEPLDPTMATMASLCDSDIPNGRLSSKYLEKGIAYVKYVEERRQRIVARTAERLKNLRQSGLDVSQPQPPPLKKPEPTPVPPGTEVDEDGNPTAGPSKQRELGASLSPSPEPEAEPGQPEETFIESAAAPQIRFVNGEMVLDEDSQFYDRAGATVQDEDSMVVVDEADSTRFSNSNSFMKKAGSRGSRWTADETELFYWCLSAFGEDYENIARYLGRTPLQCKNKTKSEDRRGNEKRITLAIKTRIPLDLEEFGRITGRDFSGPPPEIRAPVVPPRAENEEQEPVPSSGKAKATSATPSTTPRKNRKANSHAEEEIMTMEEYERDGKDD, encoded by the exons ATGAAATTTCGACCTGGAGTTTCTATTCGACGACCAACCATTCCCCACTCACCCGCTCCGCCAACGCATTCCGGCTCCGCGATACCTTCTACGCCATCGAAGCTAAACGCACATGTCACCCAAGAATCCTCTGCTCATGATCATATAGCTGATAGCTCGGACACCGAGGCCGGTCCATCGAGAGGGACTATTCCTCTTATTATGACTCGTAGTACTAGCGCTTCGAGGGTCAATATAGCTCCCGGTATATCTCGACCTCTCCAACCGTCAAGACCTGTGGAGCCACAGGCTGTCGCCTCCACCAGCCGGGCTACTGAATCTTCGAATATTTCTGTTCCTACAGTTGTATCAACGACTTCTGGTGATGATAACGATGCTACTCAGACTTCACTACATCTTGCAAGGCCCACTGGTTCTGATATAGTACCTAGCGATCATCTGGTATTTCCCCACCAAGTCACCAGTAGGAATATCTCACTACCGACCCCTCTGTCCACGCAACTCCAACCCTCACAACGACCCTTTGAAAACCTCACTGCAGCGTTAATACAACCTGGGTCATCACAAACGAGCAATATAACCGGAATACCAACACCTGCTAGCACACAACTCCCAATAACAAACTTTCCTGTCGATCCTGCCATACTCGAGTTTACCAACCTACCCCAAGGGAACGAGCTCTTCGCTCCGCCGGGGATGCCTCAAATCGTGGTGGAACCTCCTCTTGAGATTAGACCGGAACTTGCTGATGGAACTAACCTGCTACCTGCTCCGCCCCTGCTGCCCGTCGATCCGGACCCCGGGGAAAACGAGGAAAATGAGCCCAGCACTGGCGATTCTGTAACTCCCGCCAAGCCAAAACGAGGTCGTCAAGTACCGACTAAAGAGCCAAAACCACGAAAACGCCGTAAAACA GCCAAGTCGCATGAAGGAATAGCACAAGGGCAGGAAAACAACATTGAGAATGAGCAACCTGAAGGTAAACCCCGACGCAGGCGATCAACCCAGAAAAAAGCCCGCAAATCCGCGACCTTGGAGGAAAAAATTGAAGTACTGGAGCAGGAAGCGGCAAAGGCTGCTGGTGTGGAGAACGCCG AACCTCTAGATCCCACCATGGCGACAATGGCATCGCTCTGTGACTCTGACATCCCCAACGGGAGACTAAGTTCGAAATATCTCGAAAAGGGGATCGCATACGTCAAA TACGTCGAAGAGAGACGCCAGAGAATTGTGGCACGCACAGCAGAACGGCTGAAGAACCTCCGACAGAGCGGATTAGACGTGAGCCAGCCCCAGCCTCCTCCTTTGAAGAAGCCCGAGCCCACACCTGTGCCACCCGGGACTGAAGTGGACGAGGACGGGAACCCGACGGCCGGACCCTCGAAGCAAAGGGAACTTGGCGCTTCCCTCTCGCCTTCGCCCGAACCCGAGGCTGAGCCTGGACAGCCGGAGGAAACCTTTATCGAATCGGCCGCGGCGCCTCAGATTCGATTTGTCAATGGCGAGATGGTCTTGGATGAAGACTCGCAGTTCTATGATCGGGCAGGGGCTACGGTTCAGGATGAGGATTCGATGGTTGTTGTTGACGAGGCCGACTCGACCCGGTTCTCGAATTCGAATAGTTTCATGAAAAAGGCAGGTTCTCGCGGGTCGAGGTGGACAGCGGACGAGACCGAGCTATTTTATTGG TGTCTATCTGCCTTTGGCGAGGATTACGAGAATATTGCGCGATACCTTGGAAGAACCCCACTGCAATGTAAAAACAAAACCAAGTCGGAAGATAGACGTGGAAATGAAAAGCGGATCACATTAGCCATCAAGACGCGGATACCCCTAG ACCTTGAAGAGTTTGGGCGGATCACCGGGCGTGATTTTTCCGGGCCACCACCAGAGATTCGGGCACCTGTGGTACCTCCTCGGGCCGAAAATGAGGAACAAGAGCCGGTCCCCTCATCAggcaaagccaaggccacCTCGGCCACTCCATCTACCACCCCTCGGAAGAATCGCAAAGCCAATTCTCATGCCGAGGAAGAAATCatgactatggaagaatacGAGCGGGATGGGAAAGATGATTAA